The following coding sequences are from one Pasteurellaceae bacterium RH1A window:
- a CDS encoding bifunctional 3,4-dihydroxy-2-butanone 4-phosphate synthase/GTP cyclohydrolase II, producing the protein MFQFSTVEEALEAIRQGKIILVTDDEDRENEGDFICAAEFATPENINFMAVHGKGLICMPISRQIAEKLNLQPMSSRNTDNHETAFTVAIDHIATGTGISAFERSLTALKLVEDSAKAEDFRRPGHMFPLVAKDGGVLVRNGHTEATVDLARLAGLKPAGLCCEIMAEDGTMMKMADLQAFATQHKMPFITIQQLQEYRRKHDKLIQVVSVVKMPTKYGEFMAHSFVETISGKEHVALVKGEIGEGQEVLARIHSECLTGDAFGSQRCDCGQQFAAAMTKIEQEGRGIVLYLRQEGRGIGLINKLRAYELQDKGMDTVEANLALGFKDDEREYYIAAQMFEALGVKSLRLLTNNPAKIEGLVAQGLNIVQREPIQVEATEHDLDYLKVKQAKMRHMFNF; encoded by the coding sequence ATGTTTCAATTCTCAACCGTAGAAGAGGCCCTTGAGGCCATTCGTCAGGGCAAGATTATTTTAGTCACCGATGATGAAGATCGGGAAAACGAGGGCGATTTTATCTGTGCGGCTGAGTTCGCCACCCCTGAAAATATCAACTTTATGGCCGTGCATGGCAAGGGCTTGATTTGTATGCCCATTAGCCGCCAGATTGCGGAAAAACTCAACCTTCAGCCCATGTCTTCTCGCAACACGGACAACCATGAAACGGCCTTTACCGTGGCTATCGATCACATTGCAACGGGCACCGGCATTTCCGCCTTTGAGCGTTCTCTTACCGCCCTAAAATTAGTGGAGGATAGTGCCAAGGCTGAGGACTTCCGCCGCCCTGGGCACATGTTCCCGCTGGTGGCCAAAGATGGCGGTGTGCTGGTGCGTAATGGCCATACGGAAGCCACGGTCGATCTGGCCCGCCTAGCTGGCCTTAAACCTGCCGGCCTTTGCTGTGAAATTATGGCTGAAGACGGCACGATGATGAAGATGGCCGACCTGCAAGCCTTTGCCACCCAGCACAAGATGCCTTTTATCACCATCCAGCAGCTCCAGGAATACCGCCGCAAGCACGATAAACTAATTCAAGTGGTTTCTGTTGTCAAAATGCCAACCAAGTATGGCGAATTTATGGCCCACAGCTTTGTCGAAACCATTTCTGGCAAGGAACATGTTGCTCTGGTTAAGGGTGAGATTGGTGAGGGCCAGGAGGTCTTGGCTCGTATTCATTCTGAATGCTTAACTGGCGATGCCTTTGGCTCACAGCGTTGCGACTGTGGCCAGCAATTTGCGGCGGCTATGACAAAGATTGAGCAAGAAGGCCGGGGCATTGTGCTCTACCTCCGTCAAGAAGGCCGAGGCATTGGCCTGATTAACAAACTGCGTGCCTATGAACTGCAAGACAAGGGAATGGACACGGTCGAAGCCAACCTAGCCCTGGGCTTTAAGGACGATGAGCGGGAATACTACATCGCCGCCCAAATGTTTGAAGCACTCGGGGTGAAATCGCTCCGTCTTTTAACCAATAATCCTGCCAAGATTGAAGGCTTGGTGGCACAAGGCCTAAACATCGTGCAGCGTGAACCCATTCAGGTTGAAGCGACCGAGCACGATTTGGACTATTTAAAGGTTAAACAGGCCAAAATGCGGCATATGTTTAATTTTTAA
- a CDS encoding riboflavin synthase subunit alpha, producing MFTGIIEEVGKVAKIHKQGEFAVITITGHKIFSDMHLGDSIAVNGVCLTVTEFGSNHFSADVMSETLARTSLGELQSNSPVNLERAMAANGRFGGHIVSGHIDGTGEIVSITPAHHSVWYKIKTSPKLMRYIIEKGSITIDGISLTVVDTEADSFRVSIIPHTLAETNLGTKKVGCVVNLENDIVGKYIEQFLLKKEPEEAKSNLTIEFLSKAGF from the coding sequence ATGTTCACAGGCATTATTGAAGAAGTCGGCAAGGTGGCCAAGATCCACAAGCAGGGCGAATTTGCAGTGATTACCATCACCGGCCATAAAATTTTTAGCGATATGCACCTGGGCGACAGCATTGCAGTCAATGGCGTATGCTTAACCGTGACCGAATTTGGCAGCAACCATTTTTCGGCGGACGTGATGTCGGAAACCCTAGCCCGCACCTCACTGGGCGAATTGCAGTCCAACAGCCCGGTAAACCTAGAGCGAGCGATGGCGGCCAATGGTCGCTTTGGTGGGCATATCGTCTCAGGCCATATTGATGGCACGGGTGAAATCGTTTCTATCACACCGGCCCATCATTCGGTCTGGTACAAGATCAAGACCTCACCAAAACTCATGCGTTATATCATTGAAAAAGGTTCTATCACCATTGATGGGATTAGCCTGACCGTGGTCGATACCGAGGCCGATAGTTTCCGTGTTTCTATTATTCCGCATACACTGGCCGAAACCAATTTAGGCACGAAAAAGGTGGGCTGTGTGGTCAATTTGGAAAACGATATTGTGGGGAAATACATTGAGCAGTTTTTGCTTAAGAAAGAGCCGGAAGAGGCGAAAAGTAACCTAACAATAGAATTTCTAAGCAAAGCAGGATTTTAA
- a CDS encoding riboflavin biosynthesis protein RibD, which yields MTDLDYMQKAIALAELGRGWTNPNPLVGCVIVKNGQIVAQGYHAKYGEFHAERNAILSCNEDLSGATAYVTLEPCCHHGRTPPCSDLLIERGIKRVVIGSSDPNPLVAGKGAAQLRAAGLEVVEGVMKAGCDALNPIFFHYIQTKRPYVLMKYAMTADGKIATSTGQSKWITGEQARAKVQETRHLYSAIMVGVETVLADNPMLNSRMANAKQPVRIVCDSQLRTPLDCQLVQTAQTYKTIIATVNADKAKHQAYQDLGVEILVTKSDNKRVDLADCLQKLGQMQIDSLLLEGGSSLNFSALEKGLVNRVHCYIAPKLVGGVAAKTPIGGAGIGDLAQAVKLKNPQVSQIGEDILVDFEVETN from the coding sequence ATGACCGACTTAGACTATATGCAAAAAGCCATCGCCCTGGCCGAGCTGGGCCGTGGCTGGACCAACCCCAACCCGCTGGTGGGCTGTGTGATCGTGAAAAATGGCCAGATTGTGGCCCAGGGTTATCACGCCAAATATGGCGAGTTCCACGCCGAACGCAATGCCATTTTAAGTTGCAATGAGGACTTAAGCGGCGCAACCGCCTATGTGACCTTGGAGCCTTGCTGCCATCACGGCCGCACCCCGCCCTGTTCGGATCTTCTCATCGAACGAGGCATTAAGCGGGTGGTGATTGGCTCAAGCGATCCTAATCCACTGGTGGCAGGCAAGGGGGCGGCACAATTACGGGCTGCGGGCCTTGAGGTGGTGGAAGGTGTGATGAAGGCTGGGTGCGATGCCCTCAACCCTATTTTCTTCCACTATATTCAGACCAAACGCCCCTATGTGCTGATGAAATATGCCATGACAGCGGACGGCAAAATTGCGACCAGCACAGGCCAATCCAAGTGGATTACAGGCGAGCAGGCCAGAGCCAAGGTGCAGGAAACCCGCCATCTTTATAGTGCCATTATGGTTGGAGTGGAAACCGTGCTGGCCGATAACCCTATGCTTAACAGCCGAATGGCTAATGCCAAACAGCCGGTACGGATTGTCTGCGACAGCCAGCTTAGAACACCCTTGGACTGCCAGTTAGTGCAAACGGCTCAAACTTATAAAACGATTATTGCCACAGTCAATGCTGATAAGGCTAAACATCAAGCCTACCAAGACTTGGGGGTGGAAATTCTGGTAACAAAATCAGATAACAAGCGGGTGGATTTGGCCGATTGTTTGCAAAAATTAGGCCAAATGCAGATTGATAGCCTCCTCTTAGAAGGCGGTTCCAGCCTCAATTTTTCCGCCCTGGAAAAGGGCTTGGTTAATCGGGTGCATTGCTACATTGCCCCTAAATTAGTGGGCGGTGTGGCTGCCAAAACCCCGATTGGTGGAGCTGGTATTGGCGATTTAGCCCAGGCAGTTAAACTCAAAAATCCACAAGTCAGCCAGATTGGGGAGGATATTTTGGTGGATTTTGAGGTGGAAACTAACTAA
- the ligA gene encoding DNA ligase (NAD(+)) LigA (this protein catalyzes the formation of phosphodiester linkages between 5'-phosphoryl and 3'-hydroxyl groups in double-stranded DNA using NAD as a coenzyme and as the energy source for the reaction; essential for DNA replication and repair of damaged DNA; similar to ligase LigB), translating to MIEEQIANLRESLRTYEYHYHVLDNPLVPDAEYDRLMNELKSLEWQHPELITPDSPTQRVGAKPLDGFAQITHEIPMLSLDNAFSDEDLDGFLRRINERALVKLEEVEFCCEPKLDGLAVSILYVDGILTQAATRGDGTTGEDITANIRTIRNIPLKLNTATPPARLEVRGEVFMPQKGFEALNERALEKGEKTFSNPRNAAAGSLRQLDPKITRQRPLVLNAYGIGVYESEQPLPGTHFERLQWLKSIGIPVNPEIRLARGRSDLLAFYQAIQTQRPTLGYDIDGTVLKVNRIALQEQLGFVSRAPRWAIAYKFPAQEEMTLLKDVEFQVGRTGAITPVAKLEPVFVAGVTVSNATLHNGDEIERLGITIGDTVIIRRAGDVIPQIVGVVLDRRPESARKIHFPTACPVCGSAVVRVEGEAVARCTGGLFCGAQRKEALKHFVSRKAMDIDGVGEKLIEQLMEKELVHTPADLFRLDQITLMRLERMGEKSAANALNSITKAKNTSLARFLFALGIRDVGEATAQNLANHFGSLEAIRAANLDQLKEVQDVGEVVANRIFQFWQEPHNVEVVEDLIQQGVTWPNVEQKEVADNPLKGKNVVLTGTLTQLTRDQAKALLQGLGCKVSGSVSSKTDYLIAGEKAGSKLAKAQELGVSTMDEQAFIDLLNQYGLTS from the coding sequence GGACCTATGAATATCACTACCATGTGCTAGACAATCCCCTGGTGCCCGATGCCGAATACGACCGTTTGATGAACGAGCTCAAGAGCCTGGAATGGCAGCATCCTGAGCTCATTACTCCTGATTCACCGACCCAGCGGGTAGGGGCCAAACCGCTTGACGGCTTTGCCCAGATTACCCACGAAATCCCCATGCTGTCGCTGGATAATGCCTTTTCCGATGAGGACTTGGACGGCTTCCTACGCCGCATTAACGAGCGGGCCCTGGTCAAACTGGAGGAAGTGGAATTTTGCTGTGAACCCAAGCTAGACGGGCTGGCGGTCAGTATTCTTTATGTAGATGGCATCCTGACCCAGGCTGCCACCCGGGGCGATGGCACAACCGGCGAGGACATCACGGCAAATATTCGTACCATTCGCAATATTCCGCTGAAACTTAATACCGCCACCCCGCCTGCACGCTTAGAAGTGCGGGGCGAGGTATTTATGCCCCAAAAGGGCTTCGAGGCCCTCAATGAACGAGCTTTGGAAAAGGGCGAAAAGACCTTTTCCAACCCCCGTAATGCGGCAGCGGGATCTTTGCGACAGCTGGATCCGAAAATCACCCGCCAACGCCCTCTGGTGCTAAATGCCTATGGGATTGGGGTTTATGAGAGTGAACAGCCCCTGCCGGGCACCCATTTTGAACGCTTGCAGTGGCTCAAGTCCATTGGCATTCCGGTCAATCCTGAAATTAGGTTGGCCCGTGGCAGAAGCGACTTGCTGGCCTTCTACCAAGCCATCCAAACCCAACGTCCGACCCTGGGCTACGACATTGACGGCACGGTGCTCAAGGTCAATCGCATTGCCCTGCAAGAGCAACTGGGTTTTGTCTCCCGCGCCCCCCGCTGGGCCATCGCCTACAAGTTCCCGGCCCAGGAGGAGATGACCCTGCTCAAGGACGTGGAATTTCAGGTGGGCCGAACTGGAGCCATCACGCCTGTGGCCAAGCTGGAACCGGTCTTTGTGGCTGGGGTGACGGTCAGCAATGCCACCCTACACAATGGCGATGAAATCGAACGCTTAGGGATCACCATCGGCGATACAGTGATTATCCGCCGGGCGGGCGATGTGATTCCGCAGATTGTGGGCGTCGTCCTAGATCGCCGGCCAGAATCTGCAAGAAAAATCCATTTCCCAACCGCTTGCCCGGTCTGCGGCTCGGCTGTGGTGCGGGTGGAGGGCGAGGCTGTGGCCCGCTGCACCGGCGGTCTCTTCTGTGGGGCCCAGCGTAAAGAGGCCCTCAAGCACTTTGTTTCCCGCAAGGCAATGGACATTGACGGCGTAGGCGAAAAGCTCATCGAACAGCTTATGGAAAAGGAGCTGGTTCACACCCCGGCTGATCTCTTTAGGCTTGATCAGATCACCCTTATGCGGCTTGAGCGTATGGGGGAAAAATCCGCAGCTAACGCCCTAAACAGCATCACCAAGGCCAAAAACACCAGCCTGGCCCGCTTCCTCTTTGCACTCGGCATTCGGGATGTGGGCGAAGCCACCGCTCAGAACCTGGCCAATCATTTTGGCTCGCTTGAGGCCATTCGGGCAGCTAACTTAGATCAGCTCAAGGAGGTGCAGGATGTAGGCGAGGTGGTGGCCAACCGTATTTTCCAATTCTGGCAAGAACCCCATAATGTGGAAGTGGTCGAGGACTTGATTCAACAGGGCGTAACCTGGCCCAATGTGGAACAAAAGGAAGTGGCTGACAACCCACTTAAGGGCAAGAACGTGGTCTTAACCGGCACCCTGACCCAGCTAACCCGTGATCAGGCCAAGGCACTTTTACAGGGCCTAGGCTGTAAGGTGTCGGGTTCGGTTTCCAGCAAGACGGACTACCTGATTGCAGGTGAAAAGGCCGGCTCCAAGCTGGCCAAGGCCCAGGAATTGGGGGTTTCAACCATGGATGAGCAGGCATTTATTGATCTTTTAAATCAATATGGCTTGACATCTTAG